From a region of the Streptomyces sp. B21-083 genome:
- the glgP gene encoding alpha-glucan family phosphorylase — MKAIRRFTVRPVLPEPLRPLSDLARNLRWSWHAETRELFQSVDPERWTDSDCDPVRLLGSLSPERLTELTEDHRFLRRLTAVADDLHDYVNGTRWYQTQTQTQGAELPAAVAYFSPEFGITAALPQYSGGLGILAGDHLKSASDLGVPLIGVGLMYRHGYFRQSLSRDGWQQEHYPVLDPNELPVTLLKEPDGTPAQVSLALPGGRSLRARVWLAQVGRVPLLLLDSDVEENDLGERGVTDRLYGGGSEHRLLQEMLLGIGGVRAVRTYCRLTGHPAPEVFHTNEGHAGFLGLERIAELCDAGLDFDAGLEAVRAGTVFTTHTPVPAGIDRFDRELVAHHFGPDAELPRIDVERVLSLGMETYPGGEPNLFNMAVMGLRLGRQANGVSLLHGQVSREMFAGLWPGFDPAEVPITSVTNGVHAPTWVAPEVFRLGARQIGADRTEDALTVGASDRWDVVTDIPDQDIWELRRSLREQLVAEVRERLRASWRQRGAGTAELGWIDGVLDPDVLTIGFARRVPSYKRLTLMLRDRDRLLGLLLHPERPIQIVIAGKAHPADDGGKRLIQELVRFADDPRVRHRIVFLPDYGMAMAQKLYPGCDIWLNNPLRPLEACGTSGMKAALNGCLNLSVLDGWWDEWFRPEFGWAIPTADGVAGTDPDHRDDVEAAALYDLLEQRVTPRFYEHGETGLPDRWIEMVRETLTHLGPKVLAGRMVREYVERLYAPAARAHRAMTPDTARELAAWKSRVRSAWHKVTVDHVETSAATAPALTAELGSTLSLRVRVGLGDLVPDDVEVQAVSGRVDSQDSITDATTVPLKAVGGPDPEGRWQYEGPLSLHRTGPYGYTVRILPSHRLLASSAEMGLVAVPSEEVGEGAGVLMR, encoded by the coding sequence GTGAAGGCGATCCGTCGGTTCACCGTCCGTCCCGTTCTCCCCGAGCCGCTCAGGCCGCTCAGCGATCTGGCCCGCAATCTGCGCTGGTCCTGGCATGCGGAGACCCGCGAACTCTTCCAGTCCGTCGACCCCGAGCGCTGGACCGACTCGGACTGCGACCCCGTACGGCTCCTCGGCAGCCTCTCGCCCGAGCGGCTCACCGAACTCACCGAGGACCATCGCTTCCTGCGCCGCCTCACCGCGGTCGCCGACGACCTGCACGACTACGTCAACGGCACCCGCTGGTACCAGACGCAGACGCAGACCCAGGGGGCCGAACTCCCCGCCGCCGTCGCCTACTTCTCCCCCGAGTTCGGTATCACGGCCGCCCTGCCGCAGTACTCCGGCGGGCTCGGCATCCTCGCCGGGGACCATCTGAAGTCGGCCAGCGACCTCGGCGTACCGCTGATCGGCGTCGGACTCATGTACCGGCACGGCTACTTCCGCCAGTCGCTGTCCCGGGACGGCTGGCAGCAGGAGCACTATCCCGTCCTCGACCCCAACGAGCTCCCCGTCACCCTCCTCAAGGAACCCGACGGCACCCCGGCCCAGGTCTCCCTTGCCCTGCCCGGCGGCCGGTCGCTGCGGGCCCGGGTCTGGCTGGCCCAGGTGGGACGCGTACCACTGCTGCTCCTCGACTCGGACGTGGAGGAGAACGACCTCGGCGAACGGGGCGTCACGGACCGGCTGTACGGAGGCGGCAGCGAACACCGCCTCCTCCAGGAGATGCTGCTCGGCATAGGAGGAGTGCGCGCGGTCCGGACGTACTGCCGCCTCACCGGACATCCCGCCCCCGAGGTGTTCCACACCAACGAGGGCCACGCGGGCTTCCTCGGCCTGGAGCGGATCGCCGAACTCTGCGACGCGGGGCTGGACTTCGACGCCGGACTGGAGGCGGTCCGGGCGGGCACGGTCTTCACGACGCACACGCCCGTCCCGGCCGGCATCGACCGCTTCGACCGTGAACTGGTCGCCCACCACTTCGGCCCCGACGCCGAACTCCCGCGCATCGACGTGGAACGCGTGTTGAGCCTGGGCATGGAGACCTACCCCGGCGGTGAGCCGAACCTCTTCAACATGGCGGTGATGGGCCTGCGGTTGGGCCGCCAGGCGAACGGTGTGTCCCTTCTCCACGGCCAGGTGAGCAGGGAGATGTTCGCGGGACTGTGGCCGGGCTTCGACCCCGCCGAGGTCCCGATCACCTCGGTCACCAACGGTGTGCACGCGCCCACTTGGGTCGCGCCGGAGGTGTTCAGGCTCGGTGCCCGCCAGATAGGCGCGGATCGCACCGAGGACGCGCTGACGGTGGGCGCCTCGGACCGATGGGACGTGGTCACGGACATCCCCGACCAGGACATCTGGGAGCTACGACGGTCCCTGCGCGAGCAGTTGGTGGCGGAGGTACGGGAACGGCTGCGGGCGTCCTGGCGTCAACGCGGCGCGGGTACGGCGGAGTTGGGCTGGATCGACGGGGTGCTCGACCCGGACGTCCTGACCATCGGATTCGCGCGCCGTGTCCCCTCGTACAAGCGCCTGACCCTGATGCTGCGCGACCGCGACCGTCTCCTCGGCCTGCTCCTGCACCCCGAACGCCCCATCCAGATCGTGATCGCGGGCAAGGCGCACCCGGCGGACGACGGCGGCAAGCGGCTCATCCAGGAGCTGGTGCGTTTCGCGGACGACCCGCGCGTCCGCCACCGCATCGTCTTCCTCCCCGACTACGGCATGGCGATGGCGCAGAAGCTGTACCCCGGCTGCGACATCTGGCTCAACAACCCTCTGCGCCCGTTGGAGGCGTGCGGGACGAGCGGGATGAAGGCGGCACTGAACGGCTGCCTCAACCTCTCGGTCCTGGACGGCTGGTGGGACGAATGGTTCCGGCCGGAGTTCGGCTGGGCGATCCCCACTGCGGACGGCGTCGCCGGCACGGACCCCGACCACCGGGACGACGTGGAGGCGGCGGCCCTGTACGACCTCCTCGAACAACGGGTCACCCCGCGCTTCTACGAGCATGGCGAGACCGGCCTGCCCGACCGCTGGATCGAGATGGTCCGCGAGACCCTCACCCACCTGGGTCCGAAGGTCCTGGCCGGCCGGATGGTCCGCGAGTACGTGGAACGCCTCTACGCCCCCGCGGCCCGCGCCCACCGCGCCATGACCCCAGACACGGCAAGGGAGTTGGCGGCCTGGAAGTCCCGGGTCCGCTCCGCCTGGCACAAGGTGACCGTCGACCACGTCGAGACCTCGGCGGCGACGGCCCCCGCCCTGACGGCGGAACTGGGGTCCACGCTCTCGCTCCGCGTACGGGTGGGCCTGGGCGACCTGGTGCCGGACGACGTCGAGGTCCAGGCGGTCTCGGGGCGGGTCGACTCGCAGGACAGCATCACCGACGCGACGACGGTCCCGCTGAAGGCGGTCGGCGGCCCGGACCCGGAAGGGCGCTGGCAGTACGAGGGCCCCCTGTCCCTGCACCGGACGGGACCCTACGGGTACACCGTGCGGATCCTGCCGTCGCACCGGTTGCTCGCGTCGAGCGCGGAGATGGGGCTGGTGGCGGTGCCTTCGGAGGAAGTGGGGGAGGGGGCGGGGGTGTTGATGCGGTGA
- a CDS encoding DUF1990 domain-containing protein has protein sequence MSFTYAEVGATRERGFRCPPGFHPMHVRTRIGEGEEVFRRASEAVLTWEMHRAMGVGIDAGAERAAPDVDVTVTLAGVIKAPCRVVWTVEEHRRAGWAYGTLAGHPECGEESFVVDRTGDGTVWLTISAFSRPAKWYAKAGGPATRGLQHAYARRCGVVLRRLCGEFGED, from the coding sequence ATGTCCTTCACGTACGCGGAGGTCGGCGCGACCCGCGAGCGCGGCTTCCGTTGCCCGCCCGGCTTCCACCCCATGCATGTGCGCACCCGCATCGGCGAGGGCGAGGAGGTCTTCCGGCGCGCCTCCGAGGCCGTCCTCACCTGGGAGATGCACCGCGCGATGGGCGTGGGCATCGACGCCGGCGCCGAACGCGCGGCCCCCGACGTCGACGTGACCGTCACCCTCGCCGGCGTCATCAAGGCGCCCTGCCGCGTGGTCTGGACGGTGGAGGAACACCGCCGCGCCGGCTGGGCGTACGGCACCCTGGCCGGTCACCCGGAGTGCGGCGAGGAGTCGTTCGTCGTGGACCGCACCGGCGACGGCACGGTGTGGCTGACGATCAGCGCGTTCAGCCGCCCCGCGAAGTGGTACGCCAAGGCGGGCGGACCCGCGACGCGGGGCTTGCAGCATGCCTACGCACGGCGGTGCGGGGTCGTGCTGCGGCGACTGTGCGGGGAGTTCGGGGAGGACTGA
- a CDS encoding M4 family metallopeptidase, which produces MTPLYARHKRTTLAIATAVAAGALLTTGLTTGASAESEPAGTSARVSAVPMTLSPATRTALIKEAAAEAPATADEIGLGAKEKLVVRDVVKDADGTLHTRYERTYAGLPVLGGDLVVHENAAGTTRSVTKAQKAAIKVTDLTPEVTTAAVEKQAVTLAKKAGSSKSAASSAPRKVIWAASGTPTLAYETVVGGLQEDGTPNELHVITDAATGKKLYEYQGIETGTGKSLYSGTVTLNTTLSGSTYQLTDGTRGGHKTYNKSHGTSSSAGTLFTDADDTWGTGAASSSTTDQTAAVDAAYGAQKTWDFYKSTFGRSGIKNNGVAAYSRVHYGNAYVNAFWDDSCFCMTYGDGEGNVSPLTSLDVAGHEMTHGVTSNTAGLNYSGESGGLNEATSDIFGTAVEFYAANASDVGDYLIGEEIDINGDGSPLRYMDKPSKDGGSKDAWSSTLGNLDVHYSSGPANHFFYLLSEGSGAKTINGVSYNSPTSNGSTVTGIGRAKAVQIWYKALTTYMTSTTNYKGARTATLSAASALYGASSTEYAAVNAAWAAVNVKA; this is translated from the coding sequence GTGACCCCCCTCTACGCGCGTCACAAGCGCACCACCCTCGCCATCGCCACCGCCGTCGCTGCCGGGGCACTCCTCACCACCGGTCTGACCACCGGCGCCTCCGCGGAGAGCGAGCCGGCCGGCACCTCGGCCAGAGTCTCCGCCGTTCCGATGACGCTGTCCCCCGCCACGCGCACCGCCCTCATCAAGGAAGCCGCCGCCGAAGCCCCGGCGACCGCCGACGAGATAGGCCTCGGCGCCAAGGAGAAGCTCGTCGTCCGTGACGTCGTCAAGGACGCCGACGGCACCCTGCACACCCGCTACGAGCGCACCTACGCGGGCCTGCCGGTCCTCGGCGGCGACCTCGTCGTGCACGAGAACGCGGCCGGCACGACCCGGAGCGTGACCAAGGCGCAGAAGGCGGCCATCAAGGTCACCGACCTCACCCCCGAGGTCACCACGGCCGCCGTCGAGAAGCAGGCCGTCACGCTCGCCAAGAAGGCCGGTTCCAGCAAGTCGGCGGCGTCCAGCGCGCCCCGCAAGGTGATCTGGGCCGCCTCGGGCACCCCGACCCTCGCCTACGAGACCGTCGTCGGCGGCCTCCAGGAGGACGGCACCCCGAACGAGCTGCACGTCATCACCGACGCGGCCACCGGCAAGAAGCTGTACGAGTACCAGGGCATCGAGACCGGCACCGGCAAGAGCCTGTACTCCGGCACGGTCACGCTGAACACGACGCTGTCCGGCTCGACGTACCAGCTGACCGACGGCACGCGCGGCGGCCACAAGACGTACAACAAGTCGCACGGCACCAGCTCTTCGGCCGGCACCCTGTTCACCGACGCCGACGACACCTGGGGCACCGGCGCCGCCTCCAGCTCGACCACCGACCAGACCGCGGCCGTCGACGCCGCGTACGGCGCGCAGAAGACGTGGGACTTCTACAAGTCGACGTTCGGCCGCTCCGGCATCAAGAACAACGGTGTCGCCGCCTACTCCCGCGTCCACTACGGCAACGCGTACGTCAACGCGTTCTGGGACGACAGCTGCTTCTGCATGACGTACGGCGACGGCGAGGGCAACGTCAGCCCGCTGACCTCGCTGGACGTGGCCGGCCACGAGATGACGCACGGCGTCACCTCCAACACGGCGGGCCTGAACTACTCGGGCGAGTCCGGCGGCCTGAACGAGGCGACGTCCGACATCTTCGGCACGGCCGTCGAGTTCTACGCGGCGAACGCCTCCGACGTCGGTGACTACCTCATCGGCGAGGAGATCGACATCAACGGCGACGGCTCGCCGCTGCGTTACATGGACAAGCCGAGCAAGGACGGCGGCTCGAAGGACGCCTGGTCCTCGACCCTGGGCAACCTCGACGTCCACTACTCGTCGGGCCCCGCGAACCACTTCTTCTACCTGCTCTCCGAGGGCAGCGGCGCCAAGACGATCAACGGGGTCAGCTACAACTCCCCGACGTCCAACGGCTCCACGGTCACGGGCATCGGCCGCGCCAAGGCCGTCCAGATCTGGTACAAGGCGCTGACCACGTACATGACGTCGACGACCAACTACAAGGGTGCCCGCACGGCGACCCTGTCGGCGGCCTCGGCCCTGTACGGCGCCAGCAGCACGGAGTACGCGGCGGTGAACGCGGCCTGGGCGGCGGTCAACGTCAAGGCGTGA
- a CDS encoding S8 family peptidase translates to MKRTRTRPRRPRWAAGLTAAITAAVLSVTAPAQAAPEGRIAGAGEPGSVGGSYLVTLKEGRAASSADGRSLAARYGARIGHIYSTALNGYAVRADETQARRLAADSRVASVSQDTRITYDGAHERAPQDPPYWGLDRIDQAGLPLDDTYTSPVSEGKGVTVYVIDTGIRISHKDFGGRASYGWDFVGDDRGAGDGNGHGTHVAATIAGTTFGVAKKARVVSVRVLDNAGGGTTAQVIAGIDWVTRHARKPAVANVSLGGNRNAPLDAAVRNSIASGVTYTVAAGNDGQPAAGYSPADVREAITVGATGRTDARADFSNWGPALDLFAPGVAITSASYADDTGRATYSGTSMAAPHVAGAAALYLAERPKSRPAQVAKALTTLATPGKVFDKKDGSPNKLLRIPHP, encoded by the coding sequence ATGAAACGGACGCGCACACGGCCCAGACGTCCGCGCTGGGCGGCGGGCCTGACGGCGGCAATCACAGCCGCCGTCCTGTCGGTCACCGCTCCCGCGCAGGCCGCCCCGGAGGGGCGCATAGCCGGCGCCGGTGAACCCGGTTCCGTCGGCGGAAGCTACCTGGTGACGCTCAAGGAGGGAAGGGCGGCGTCGTCGGCGGACGGCAGGAGCCTCGCCGCGAGATACGGGGCGAGAATCGGCCACATCTACAGCACCGCCCTCAACGGCTACGCCGTGCGGGCCGACGAGACCCAGGCCAGGCGTCTCGCGGCGGACTCCCGCGTGGCCTCGGTCTCCCAGGACACCCGGATCACGTACGACGGCGCCCACGAACGCGCCCCGCAGGACCCGCCGTACTGGGGCCTGGACCGGATCGACCAGGCCGGACTGCCGCTCGACGACACCTACACCTCGCCGGTTTCGGAGGGCAAGGGCGTCACCGTGTACGTGATCGACACGGGCATCCGTATCTCCCACAAGGACTTCGGGGGGCGCGCGAGTTACGGCTGGGACTTCGTCGGCGACGACCGCGGGGCCGGCGACGGAAACGGGCACGGCACGCATGTCGCGGCGACGATCGCGGGCACGACCTTCGGCGTCGCGAAGAAGGCCAGGGTCGTCTCCGTACGTGTCCTCGACAACGCGGGCGGCGGCACGACGGCGCAGGTCATCGCGGGTATCGACTGGGTGACGAGACACGCGAGGAAGCCGGCGGTCGCCAATGTGAGCCTCGGCGGCAACCGCAACGCCCCACTCGACGCTGCCGTACGGAACTCGATCGCGTCCGGGGTGACATACACGGTCGCGGCCGGGAACGACGGGCAGCCGGCGGCGGGTTACTCCCCCGCCGACGTCAGGGAGGCGATCACGGTCGGCGCGACCGGGCGGACGGACGCCCGGGCCGACTTCTCGAACTGGGGCCCGGCTCTCGACCTGTTCGCCCCGGGCGTCGCCATCACCTCGGCGTCATATGCCGACGACACCGGACGGGCGACCTACTCGGGTACGTCGATGGCGGCGCCGCACGTCGCGGGGGCGGCGGCCCTCTACTTGGCGGAACGACCGAAATCCCGTCCGGCTCAGGTCGCCAAGGCGCTGACGACGCTGGCGACGCCCGGGAAAGTCTTCGACAAGAAGGACGGTTCACCGAACAAACTCCTGCGGATACCGCATCCCTAG